Proteins from a genomic interval of Prevotella sp. E13-27:
- a CDS encoding aspartate kinase, whose amino-acid sequence MKVMKFGGTSVGSPQRMKEVTSLVTKSGEPVFVVLSAMSGTTNSLVEISDYLYKKNPDGANEVINRLEQKYLRHLDELYANAELKQQTADFLREEFQYLRSFTKELFTSFEEKSIVAQGEMISTNMVVNYMREQGIDAVLVNALDFMRTDKNAEPDPIYIKEKLGAIMDQIGQHQVYITQGFICRNAYGEVDNLQRGGSDYTASLIGAAISAEEIQIWTDIDGMHNNDPRVVDKTEPVHQLHFEEAAELAYFGAKILHPTCVQPAKYAGIPVRLLNTMDPEAEGTTISNTTEYGKIKAVAAKDNIIAIKIKSSRMLLATGFLRKVFEIFESYQTPIDMVCTSEVGVSMSIDNSAHLGEIVDELKKYGTVTVDTGMCVICVVGDLDWSNIGFETKVLEAMKNIPVRMISYGGSNYNISFLIREEDKRRALQSLSDTLFK is encoded by the coding sequence ATGAAAGTGATGAAGTTTGGTGGTACCTCTGTAGGATCGCCACAAAGAATGAAAGAAGTGACCTCACTGGTCACCAAGTCAGGTGAGCCCGTTTTTGTAGTACTTTCAGCCATGTCAGGCACTACTAACTCTCTTGTCGAGATTTCCGACTATCTCTACAAGAAGAATCCCGATGGTGCCAACGAGGTTATCAACCGTCTGGAGCAGAAATATCTGCGCCATCTGGATGAGCTCTATGCTAACGCTGAGTTAAAGCAGCAGACAGCCGATTTCCTGCGCGAGGAATTCCAGTATCTGCGCTCATTCACCAAGGAGCTCTTCACCTCGTTCGAAGAGAAGAGCATCGTGGCACAGGGCGAAATGATATCAACAAACATGGTTGTCAACTATATGCGCGAGCAGGGCATCGATGCTGTACTTGTCAATGCCCTTGACTTTATGCGTACTGACAAGAATGCCGAGCCCGATCCTATCTATATCAAGGAGAAACTTGGTGCTATCATGGATCAGATTGGCCAGCACCAGGTATATATCACTCAGGGCTTCATCTGCCGCAATGCCTATGGCGAGGTAGATAACCTGCAGCGTGGAGGTAGCGACTACACAGCATCACTCATCGGCGCAGCTATCAGCGCAGAGGAGATTCAGATATGGACCGACATCGACGGCATGCACAACAACGACCCACGCGTTGTTGACAAGACAGAGCCTGTCCATCAGCTCCACTTCGAAGAGGCTGCTGAGCTCGCTTACTTCGGAGCAAAGATCCTCCACCCAACCTGTGTTCAGCCAGCAAAGTATGCAGGCATACCAGTACGTTTGCTTAACACCATGGATCCAGAGGCTGAGGGAACCACAATCTCCAATACCACTGAGTATGGAAAGATTAAGGCTGTTGCTGCTAAGGACAACATCATCGCCATCAAGATCAAGTCATCTCGCATGCTTCTCGCCACAGGTTTCCTCAGAAAAGTGTTCGAGATTTTCGAGAGCTATCAGACACCCATTGACATGGTCTGCACATCAGAGGTTGGCGTATCTATGTCTATCGACAACTCTGCTCATCTTGGCGAGATTGTTGATGAACTGAAGAAATACGGTACTGTAACAGTAGATACCGGCATGTGCGTAATCTGTGTTGTTGGTGACCTCGACTGGTCAAACATCGGTTTCGAAACAAAAGTGCTCGAGGCAATGAAGAACATCCCCGTGAGAATGATTTCCTACGGAGGTTCGAACTACAACATCTCATTCCTCATCCGTGAGGAAGATAAGCGTCGCGCCCTACAGTCACTCAGCGACACGCTGTTCAAATAG
- the purU gene encoding formyltetrahydrofolate deformylase has protein sequence MKPTAILLLHCPDQQGIISEVTKFITDNQGNIVDLDQYVDHQDGMFFMRIQWELDGFLIPREKINEYIKTLYAQRYQMEFNLYFSDQRPRMAIFVSKMSHCLYDLLARWKAGEYDVDIPCIVSNHEDLRYVAEQFGIPYHVWSIKKDHSNKAEVEQAEMDLLKKEKVTFIVLARYMQIISDDMIAAYPHHIINIHHSFLPAFVGAKPYHQAWERGVKIIGATSHYVTAELDAGPIIEQDVARITHKDTPESLVLKGKDLEKIVLSRAVSKHIQRKILTYKNKTIIFS, from the coding sequence ATGAAGCCAACAGCTATTCTTCTTCTGCATTGCCCAGATCAGCAAGGCATTATATCAGAAGTTACAAAATTTATCACGGATAACCAAGGTAACATCGTTGACCTTGACCAATATGTTGACCATCAGGATGGTATGTTTTTCATGCGTATACAATGGGAACTTGATGGTTTTCTTATTCCACGAGAAAAGATTAACGAATACATAAAGACGCTCTATGCACAGCGTTATCAGATGGAGTTCAACCTTTATTTCAGCGACCAGCGTCCTCGTATGGCAATCTTCGTCAGCAAGATGAGCCACTGTCTTTATGATCTGCTTGCAAGATGGAAAGCCGGAGAGTACGATGTTGACATACCCTGCATTGTCTCTAACCACGAGGACTTGCGTTATGTAGCTGAGCAGTTCGGCATTCCATATCATGTATGGAGCATAAAGAAAGACCATTCAAATAAGGCTGAAGTGGAACAGGCAGAGATGGACCTTCTGAAGAAGGAGAAAGTAACATTCATCGTACTTGCAAGATACATGCAGATAATAAGTGACGACATGATAGCTGCCTATCCACACCATATCATCAACATTCACCACTCGTTCCTTCCAGCTTTCGTTGGAGCAAAGCCCTACCATCAGGCATGGGAACGCGGAGTGAAGATTATCGGTGCCACGAGTCACTATGTAACAGCAGAACTCGACGCAGGTCCAATCATAGAGCAAGACGTGGCACGCATAACACATAAGGACACGCCTGAGAGTCTCGTGCTTAAAGGTAAGGATCTGGAAAAGATTGTGCTCTCACGAGCTGTCTCAAAGCACATACAAAGAAAGATTCTCACTTACAAGAATAAGACCATCATCTTCAGCTAA
- the lysA gene encoding diaminopimelate decarboxylase, producing the protein MKGQFPLERFQSIRTPFYYYDADLLRKTLQTINDEVERHENWHVHYAVKANANPSLLRIIRNAGFGADCVSGGEIEACIRAGFPASKIVYAGVGKSDWEINLGLDNNIFCFNVESIPELEVINQLAHQKGKTARVAFRLNPNVGAHTHANITTGLAENKFGIAMRDMVPVIEHATCLQNIQVVGLHFHIGSQILDMNDFKALCNRVNELQDELERHRITVEHINVGGGLGVDYEHPNRLPIADFKSYFDTFARTLKLRTGQSLHFELGRAVVAQCGSLITRTLYIKEGAFKKFCIVDAGFTDLIRPALYQAYHKIENLSSDSATESYDVVGPICESTDVFAKQIDLNETHRGDLIAIRSAGAYGEIMASGYNCRQLPKGITSDEL; encoded by the coding sequence ATGAAAGGACAGTTTCCTTTAGAGCGATTCCAGAGCATCAGGACACCGTTCTACTACTATGATGCAGATTTGCTTCGCAAGACTCTGCAGACCATCAACGACGAGGTGGAACGTCATGAAAACTGGCATGTTCACTATGCTGTCAAGGCCAATGCAAATCCCTCGCTGCTGCGCATCATCCGCAATGCAGGTTTTGGTGCCGACTGTGTCAGCGGAGGTGAGATTGAAGCATGCATTCGTGCTGGCTTTCCCGCCTCGAAGATAGTATATGCTGGTGTCGGCAAAAGCGATTGGGAGATAAACCTTGGACTTGACAATAACATCTTCTGCTTCAATGTTGAGAGCATTCCCGAACTGGAAGTCATCAACCAACTGGCACATCAGAAAGGTAAGACTGCTCGCGTAGCCTTCCGTCTGAATCCCAATGTCGGTGCTCATACCCATGCCAATATAACCACGGGCTTGGCTGAGAATAAGTTTGGCATTGCCATGCGTGATATGGTTCCTGTCATAGAACACGCCACCTGTCTTCAGAACATTCAAGTCGTTGGACTCCATTTCCATATTGGTAGCCAGATACTCGACATGAATGACTTCAAGGCACTCTGCAACCGTGTCAACGAGCTTCAGGATGAGCTCGAGCGTCATCGCATCACAGTTGAGCACATAAACGTAGGCGGAGGTCTTGGTGTAGATTACGAGCACCCCAACCGTTTGCCCATAGCCGATTTCAAGTCCTATTTCGACACCTTTGCCCGCACATTAAAGCTGCGTACAGGTCAAAGCCTTCACTTCGAGCTTGGTCGCGCCGTCGTTGCTCAATGTGGTTCTCTCATCACGCGAACATTATATATAAAGGAAGGTGCGTTTAAGAAGTTCTGTATTGTTGATGCTGGCTTTACTGACCTCATCCGTCCTGCTCTCTATCAGGCTTATCACAAGATTGAAAACCTGTCAAGTGATAGCGCCACTGAGTCTTACGATGTTGTTGGTCCAATCTGTGAGTCAACCGATGTATTTGCCAAGCAGATCGACCTTAACGAGACCCATCGTGGCGACCTAATAGCTATACGTTCTGCGGGTGCCTACGGCGAAATCATGGCCTCTGGCTACAACTGCCGTCAGTTGCCCAAAGGTATAACCAGCGACGAACTCTGA
- the hisA gene encoding 1-(5-phosphoribosyl)-5-[(5-phosphoribosylamino)methylideneamino]imidazole-4-carboxamide isomerase produces MTTKIELIPAIDIINGQCVRLIKGDYDAKTVYSDSPVEIAKNFERLGYTRLHVVDLDGAKSKHIVNSDALKAITTETSLIVDFGGGIKTDEDIEQAFNCGASMVTVGSIAVSNPSLFESWLKKYGSDRIILGADVRNGFISINGWLEDSKMSLLPFLKQYVDMGVKNVLCTEISKDGTLAGPANQLYKEVMAAYPDLHLIASGGVSSISDIVALQQDGIPAVVFGKAIYEGKIDLIELKETIERI; encoded by the coding sequence ATGACTACGAAGATAGAACTTATACCCGCTATTGACATAATAAACGGCCAGTGCGTGCGCTTGATCAAGGGCGACTATGACGCAAAGACGGTCTATAGTGACTCGCCTGTCGAGATAGCAAAGAACTTCGAGCGTTTAGGCTATACCCGTCTTCATGTCGTTGACCTTGATGGAGCTAAGTCAAAGCATATAGTTAACAGCGATGCACTCAAAGCCATAACGACAGAGACCAGTCTAATAGTCGATTTCGGCGGTGGCATTAAGACTGACGAAGATATAGAACAGGCGTTCAATTGTGGTGCTTCTATGGTTACCGTGGGTTCAATAGCCGTGAGCAATCCTTCGCTTTTTGAATCTTGGCTGAAGAAATATGGCTCAGACAGGATTATTCTTGGAGCAGACGTAAGAAACGGGTTCATAAGCATTAACGGATGGCTTGAGGATTCAAAGATGTCATTACTCCCATTCCTTAAACAGTATGTCGATATGGGTGTGAAGAATGTTCTCTGTACAGAGATTTCCAAAGACGGAACACTTGCCGGACCAGCTAACCAGTTATACAAGGAAGTGATGGCGGCATATCCCGACCTTCACCTGATAGCAAGCGGCGGTGTCAGCTCCATATCAGATATCGTTGCTCTTCAGCAAGATGGCATTCCTGCAGTAGTCTTTGGCAAAGCCATCTATGAAGGAAAGATTGACCTGATAGAGCTTAAAGAGACAATTGAACGTATCTGA
- a CDS encoding smalltalk protein, whose protein sequence is MKNETWKFILQTIAAILTAIATSLGVQSCMTMM, encoded by the coding sequence ATGAAGAACGAAACGTGGAAATTTATTTTGCAGACAATTGCGGCGATACTTACCGCGATAGCGACAAGCTTGGGAGTGCAGAGTTGCATGACTATGATGTAA
- the nifJ gene encoding pyruvate:ferredoxin (flavodoxin) oxidoreductase encodes MAKEKKFITCDGNEAAAHVSYMFSEVAAIYPITPSSPMAEHVDEWAARGRKNLWGQTVSVQEMQSEAGAAGAVHGSLQAGALTTTFTASQGLLLMIPNMYKIAGELIPCVFDVSARTLASHSLCIFGDHQDVMACRQTGFAMLCEGSVQEVMDMTAAAHLASLETCVPFVNFFDGFRTSHEYHKIELLDQEDVRPLVKEEYIKRFRDRAMSPERPITRGTAENPETFFTHREACNPYYDAVPEVVEKYLGELSKITGREYHLFSYYGAEDADRMIILMGSATDAAREAIDYLNANGQKVGMISVHLYRPFSVKHLLAAVPKTVKKIAVLDRTKEPGANGEPLYLDVKDAFFDVQDRPVIVGGRYGLGSHDTTPAQIISVFNNLAMPEPKNHFTIGIVDDVTFTSLPEVEEIALGGKGMFQAKFYGLGADGTVGANKNSVKIIGDNTDKYCQAYFSYDSKKSGGFTCSHLRFGDTPIRSTYLVTTPNFVACHVQAYLHMYDVTRGLQKNGQFLLNTIFDADELEKFMPNKVKRYFAQNNITVYTINATKIAQEIGLGNRTNTILQSAFFRITGVIPVELAVEKMKAAALKSYGAKGQDVVDKNYAAIDRGGEYVQLTVKPEWANLADDAEKQDDAPAFVKELVRPINAQAGDLLKVSDFVKHGTVDGSWEVGTAAYEKRGVEAFVPVWNKENCIQCNQCAYICPHAAIRPFVLDENELKGFAAAADTLEMKAPAAMKGMHFRIETSVLDCLGCGNCADICPGNPKTGKALTMAPFNPDAADMVQEAKNWEYLVKNVKSKQNLVDIKSNVKNSQFAQPLFEFSGACSGCGETPYVKLISQLFGDRQMIANATGCSSIYSASIPSTPYTKNEKGQGPVFNNSLFEDFCEFGLGMALGNKKMKERVAKLLAEACEKCDVTPEYKALAEEWIANKDDADKTKEIAPKLRAEIAACAAKGCEICKELQTLDHYLVKRSQWIIGGDGASYDIGYGGLDHVIASGEDVNILVLDTEVYSNTGGQASKATPLGAIAQFAAQGKRIRKKDLGMIATTYGYVYVAQIAMGADHAQTLKAIREAEAWHGPSIIIAYAPCINHGLKAKGGMGKSQAEEKKAVECGYWHLWRYNPALAEEGKNPFSLDSKEPNWANFHDFLLGEVRYLSVKKAYPNEAEELFAEAQKMAQIRYKSYIRKAAEDWSE; translated from the coding sequence ATGGCTAAAGAAAAGAAATTTATCACCTGTGATGGTAACGAGGCTGCGGCTCACGTGAGTTACATGTTCTCGGAGGTAGCTGCTATCTACCCCATCACCCCGTCTTCGCCTATGGCGGAGCATGTTGACGAGTGGGCCGCCCGTGGTCGTAAGAACCTCTGGGGCCAGACCGTCAGTGTTCAGGAAATGCAGTCAGAGGCTGGTGCAGCCGGTGCTGTTCACGGTTCTCTGCAGGCTGGTGCCCTCACCACTACATTCACCGCTTCTCAGGGTCTGCTCCTGATGATTCCTAACATGTACAAGATTGCCGGTGAGCTGATTCCTTGCGTATTCGACGTTTCTGCCCGTACGCTGGCTTCACACTCTCTCTGTATCTTCGGTGACCACCAGGACGTGATGGCTTGCCGTCAGACTGGTTTCGCTATGCTCTGCGAGGGCTCTGTACAGGAGGTAATGGATATGACCGCCGCCGCTCACCTGGCTTCTCTCGAGACCTGTGTACCTTTCGTTAACTTCTTCGACGGTTTCCGCACCTCTCACGAGTATCACAAGATTGAACTGCTCGACCAGGAGGATGTTCGTCCTCTTGTTAAGGAAGAGTACATCAAGCGTTTCCGCGATCGTGCTATGAGCCCTGAGCGTCCTATCACTCGTGGTACCGCTGAGAACCCCGAGACTTTCTTCACACACCGTGAGGCTTGCAATCCTTACTACGATGCAGTGCCCGAGGTTGTTGAGAAGTATCTGGGCGAGCTCTCTAAGATCACAGGTCGTGAGTATCACCTCTTCTCTTACTACGGAGCTGAGGATGCTGACCGCATGATTATCCTGATGGGTTCTGCTACCGATGCTGCCCGTGAGGCTATCGACTATCTGAACGCTAACGGTCAGAAGGTTGGTATGATTTCTGTTCACTTGTATCGTCCGTTCTCTGTGAAGCACCTGCTGGCAGCCGTTCCTAAGACTGTTAAGAAGATTGCCGTATTGGATCGTACCAAGGAGCCCGGTGCTAACGGCGAGCCTCTGTATCTCGACGTGAAGGATGCCTTCTTCGATGTTCAGGATCGTCCTGTTATCGTTGGTGGCCGCTACGGTCTTGGTTCTCACGACACCACTCCCGCTCAGATCATCAGCGTGTTCAACAACCTCGCTATGCCCGAGCCCAAGAACCACTTCACTATCGGTATCGTAGACGATGTGACCTTTACCTCTCTGCCTGAGGTTGAGGAGATTGCTCTCGGTGGTAAGGGTATGTTCCAGGCTAAGTTCTATGGTCTGGGTGCCGATGGTACCGTTGGTGCTAACAAGAACAGCGTAAAAATTATTGGTGACAACACCGACAAGTACTGCCAGGCTTACTTCTCTTACGACTCTAAGAAGTCGGGAGGTTTCACCTGCTCTCACCTGCGTTTCGGTGATACACCTATCCGCTCTACCTATCTGGTAACTACACCTAACTTCGTAGCTTGCCACGTTCAGGCTTACCTCCACATGTACGACGTTACACGTGGTTTGCAGAAGAACGGTCAGTTCCTGCTGAACACCATCTTCGACGCCGACGAGCTCGAGAAGTTCATGCCTAACAAGGTAAAGCGCTACTTCGCACAGAACAACATCACTGTTTATACCATCAACGCTACTAAGATTGCACAGGAGATTGGTCTGGGTAACCGTACCAACACCATCCTCCAGTCTGCATTCTTCCGTATCACCGGCGTTATCCCCGTAGAGCTCGCTGTTGAGAAGATGAAGGCTGCTGCCTTGAAGTCTTACGGAGCTAAGGGTCAGGACGTTGTTGATAAGAACTATGCCGCTATCGATCGTGGTGGTGAGTATGTTCAGCTGACTGTTAAGCCTGAGTGGGCAAACCTGGCTGACGACGCAGAGAAGCAGGACGATGCACCCGCATTCGTTAAGGAGCTCGTTCGTCCTATCAACGCTCAGGCCGGTGACCTGCTGAAGGTTTCTGACTTCGTGAAGCACGGCACCGTCGACGGTTCTTGGGAGGTTGGTACAGCCGCTTACGAGAAGCGTGGTGTTGAGGCCTTCGTTCCCGTTTGGAACAAGGAGAACTGTATCCAGTGTAACCAGTGTGCTTACATCTGTCCTCACGCTGCTATCCGTCCATTCGTCCTCGACGAGAACGAGCTGAAGGGCTTCGCAGCTGCTGCGGATACTCTCGAGATGAAGGCTCCTGCCGCTATGAAGGGCATGCACTTCCGCATCGAGACTTCAGTACTCGACTGTCTGGGTTGCGGTAACTGTGCTGATATCTGCCCAGGCAATCCTAAGACTGGCAAGGCTCTTACCATGGCTCCATTCAATCCTGATGCTGCCGATATGGTTCAGGAGGCTAAGAACTGGGAGTACCTGGTTAAGAATGTTAAGTCTAAGCAGAACCTCGTTGACATCAAGAGCAATGTTAAGAACTCACAGTTCGCTCAGCCTCTGTTCGAGTTCTCTGGCGCTTGCTCTGGTTGCGGTGAGACTCCTTATGTGAAGCTGATCAGCCAGCTGTTCGGTGATCGTCAGATGATTGCCAACGCTACCGGTTGTTCTTCTATCTACTCTGCTTCTATTCCTTCTACACCTTATACTAAGAACGAGAAGGGTCAGGGTCCTGTATTCAACAACTCACTGTTCGAGGACTTCTGCGAGTTCGGTCTCGGTATGGCTCTTGGTAACAAGAAGATGAAGGAGCGCGTAGCTAAGCTGCTCGCTGAGGCTTGCGAGAAGTGCGATGTTACTCCCGAATACAAGGCTCTCGCAGAGGAGTGGATTGCCAACAAGGACGATGCCGACAAGACCAAGGAGATTGCTCCGAAGCTGCGTGCTGAAATCGCTGCTTGCGCTGCCAAGGGTTGCGAAATCTGCAAGGAACTGCAGACCCTCGACCACTACCTCGTCAAGCGCAGCCAGTGGATTATCGGTGGCGACGGTGCTTCTTATGATATCGGTTACGGCGGTCTCGACCACGTCATCGCTTCTGGTGAGGACGTCAACATCCTCGTGCTCGATACTGAGGTTTATTCTAACACCGGTGGTCAGGCCTCTAAGGCTACTCCTCTTGGTGCTATCGCTCAGTTCGCTGCTCAGGGTAAGCGCATCCGCAAGAAGGATCTGGGTATGATTGCTACCACCTACGGTTATGTATACGTAGCTCAGATCGCTATGGGCGCCGACCACGCACAGACCCTCAAGGCTATCCGCGAGGCTGAGGCTTGGCACGGACCTTCCATCATCATCGCCTACGCTCCCTGTATCAACCACGGCTTGAAGGCCAAGGGCGGTATGGGTAAGAGCCAGGCTGAGGAGAAGAAGGCTGTTGAGTGCGGTTACTGGCACCTGTGGCGCTACAACCCCGCTCTGGCCGAGGAAGGCAAGAATCCGTTCAGCCTCGACTCTAAGGAGCCGAACTGGGCTAACTTCCACGACTTCCTGCTGGGCGAGGTTCGCTACCTGTCAGTGAAGAAGGCTTATCCTAACGAGGCCGAGGAGCTGTTCGCTGAGGCACAGAAGATGGCTCAGATTCGCTACAAGAGCTATATCCGTAAGGCAGCTGAAGATTGGTCTGAGTGA
- a CDS encoding cell division ATP-binding protein FtsE produces MLVEYKNVNIYQQDGSKILSDVDFKVDEGEFVYLIGRVGSGKSSLLKTLYFELDVKEADTAMVLDTDLTTLRRKHIPALRRQMGIIFQDFQLLTDRTIYKNLRFVLRATGWKKADVDARITEVLELVGMKSKMNCMPHELSGGEQQRVAIARALLNSPKMIVADEPMGNLDPETAHTIMEILRHIAQTGTAVIMSTHNMPLLEEFPGIVYRCVDGRIEEMTSDYNKMQIEENLEEEPVQESNDEPIMILES; encoded by the coding sequence ATGTTAGTTGAATATAAAAACGTAAACATATATCAGCAGGACGGTTCAAAAATACTCTCCGATGTTGACTTCAAGGTTGATGAAGGCGAGTTCGTCTATCTCATAGGACGTGTTGGTTCAGGCAAGAGCTCACTCTTGAAGACACTCTACTTCGAGCTCGATGTCAAAGAAGCTGATACAGCAATGGTGCTAGACACAGACCTCACTACCCTACGTCGCAAGCATATACCTGCCTTGCGTCGACAGATGGGTATCATCTTTCAGGACTTTCAGCTTCTTACCGATAGAACAATCTATAAGAATCTGCGATTCGTGCTTCGTGCCACAGGCTGGAAGAAAGCTGATGTCGATGCGCGCATTACTGAAGTGCTTGAACTCGTAGGTATGAAGTCAAAGATGAATTGCATGCCTCATGAGCTGTCTGGAGGTGAGCAGCAGCGTGTAGCCATTGCCCGTGCCCTCCTCAATAGTCCAAAAATGATTGTGGCCGACGAACCCATGGGCAACCTCGACCCTGAGACAGCACACACCATCATGGAGATTCTGCGTCACATAGCTCAAACAGGTACGGCTGTCATCATGTCAACCCACAACATGCCTCTGCTCGAAGAGTTCCCAGGCATCGTGTATCGCTGTGTTGATGGTCGCATAGAGGAAATGACCAGCGACTATAACAAGATGCAGATTGAAGAAAATCTTGAAGAAGAACCTGTTCAGGAAAGCAACGACGAACCAATTATGATTCTCGAGTCTTAA
- the hisF gene encoding imidazole glycerol phosphate synthase subunit HisF, whose protein sequence is MSLAKRIIPCLDVKNGETVKGTNFVNLRRAGDPVELGKAYSDAGADELVFLDITASFEERKTFTDMVSRVAKAINIPFTVGGGINELSDVERLLYAGADKVSINSAAIRHPELIDEIAKHFGSQVCVCAIDARMDDENDPLHTPWHCYLKGGRERTELDLFQWAYEAQERGAGEILFTSMNHDGVKTGYANEAISKLADKLSIPIIASGGAGSKEHFRDTFIKGKADAALAASVFHFGEILIPELKQYLLDEGINVRL, encoded by the coding sequence ATGAGTTTAGCAAAGCGAATCATACCTTGTCTGGACGTAAAAAACGGAGAAACAGTTAAAGGAACAAACTTCGTCAACCTGCGTAGAGCTGGCGACCCTGTTGAACTGGGTAAAGCCTACAGCGATGCTGGTGCCGACGAGCTGGTGTTCCTTGACATCACAGCATCGTTTGAGGAGCGCAAGACGTTCACCGACATGGTGTCACGTGTGGCAAAAGCTATTAACATACCATTCACCGTGGGCGGTGGCATCAACGAGCTGAGCGATGTTGAGCGACTCCTATATGCTGGAGCCGACAAGGTGAGCATCAACAGCGCTGCCATACGTCATCCGGAACTTATCGACGAGATTGCCAAGCATTTCGGCTCACAAGTATGTGTATGCGCCATCGACGCAAGGATGGATGACGAAAACGATCCACTCCATACCCCATGGCATTGCTATCTGAAAGGCGGACGCGAACGTACTGAACTCGACCTGTTCCAGTGGGCTTATGAAGCACAGGAGCGAGGTGCTGGCGAGATACTCTTCACGAGCATGAATCACGATGGCGTTAAGACTGGCTATGCAAACGAAGCCATAAGCAAGTTAGCCGACAAGCTCTCTATACCAATTATTGCAAGTGGCGGCGCAGGGAGTAAAGAGCACTTCCGCGACACGTTCATTAAAGGAAAAGCCGACGCAGCACTGGCAGCAAGCGTCTTCCATTTCGGAGAGATACTCATCCCAGAGCTAAAGCAATACCTGCTTGATGAAGGCATAAATGTGAGATTGTAA
- the hisH gene encoding imidazole glycerol phosphate synthase subunit HisH — translation MNIAIVKYNAGNICSVINAFNRLGVEPLLTDDAEQLKSADCVIFPGQGEARSAMEYLRARNLDEVIRSLCQPVLGICVGQQLLCKHSEEGDVACIGIFDTEVKRFCPTRHEDKVPCMGWNKLYDTKSALMNGIEDKYVYFVHSYYVPLCKETIATADYITPYSAAIHKDNFFATQFHPEKSGSVGEQILKNFLSIAQ, via the coding sequence ATGAATATTGCAATAGTCAAATATAATGCTGGCAACATCTGCTCAGTCATCAACGCATTCAACCGTTTAGGTGTGGAGCCATTGCTTACTGATGATGCAGAACAACTGAAAAGCGCAGACTGTGTGATTTTCCCTGGTCAGGGCGAAGCTCGTAGTGCCATGGAGTATCTTCGCGCAAGAAATCTTGACGAGGTAATACGTTCACTATGTCAGCCAGTCTTAGGCATTTGTGTAGGTCAGCAACTACTATGCAAACATTCTGAAGAAGGCGATGTTGCCTGCATCGGTATCTTTGATACTGAGGTGAAGCGTTTCTGCCCTACTCGTCATGAAGACAAAGTGCCATGCATGGGCTGGAACAAGCTATATGACACGAAATCAGCTTTGATGAATGGCATAGAAGACAAGTATGTCTATTTCGTACACAGCTATTATGTGCCACTCTGCAAGGAGACCATCGCAACAGCAGACTATATCACGCCCTATTCCGCAGCTATTCATAAAGATAATTTCTTTGCAACGCAGTTCCATCCAGAGAAGAGCGGAAGTGTTGGAGAGCAGATACTGAAGAACTTCTTATCAATAGCTCAGTAA